CTTCATGGAATAGGAAGTAATTATCAAATCTGAACGTCATGCTGAGCTTGTCGAAGCATCTCGCGTGCAATCATTGTGGTAGTAACTTTCTGATGATTGGAGTTACCATTGCACGCGAGATGCTTCGACTCCGCTCCGCTGCGCTCAGCATGACGTTCTTTAGTTTAGATTGACTGGGCAATTAGTTGCCTAGCACAATCTCCACGCGGCGGTTTTGGGCGCGGCCTTTGGGGGAGGCGTTGCTGGCGACGGGCTCGGTGGCACCGTGGGCGTACACTTGCACGCGGCCGTCGGGGAAGGCGCTGGAGCTTTTTTGCTCCAACCAGTGCTCCACGGCGAGGGCGCGGTCTTCGGAAAGCTGCTGGTTGCGCTGCGGGTCGCCGACGTTGTCGGTATGGCCGTGCACGGCTACTTTCAGGCGACCAGCTACTACTAGGTCATCAAAGAGCTGATTCAGCTGGCGCTGCGTTTCGGGCGTGAAGGCGCTTTTGCCGGTTTCGAACTCGATGTTCCAGGCCCGCTTGCTCACGCTCTGGCGGATTTCGTCGTCGGCGGCAAACTTCTGGGTTTCGGCGGGGGCAATGGCTTTGCCTTTGTATTGCGTTTGCAGCTTGCGCAGCAGATCTAGGTCGAGCATTTCGTCGAGCGGCACGTAGCTTGGCAACTCTTTGGGGTACAACCGCTTTTGCACATCGCCGAAGGTTTTATAAACCGAAGCGTAGATGTTGGTGCCGCCGTTGTCGAGGCCGAATAGGGTCAGGTTATCGGCGAAGTTGAAGGCCTTGCTACCACCTAGCTCCACTACCTCGCCGTTGCGGTCGGTTTCGCTCACGCCTTTGTAGTACTTGAGCCAGTACGCGCCGGGCTTGTCTTGGTCGCCGTACACGGCGGCGGAGATGTCGGCGGCACGTTGTAATGCTTCGGGATGGGTTTTTACCTGGTCGCCGGCGACTGCCATGGCAGTCATGATGCCGGTAACTTCTTTTTGGTGAGCGTCGTACCAGCGCTTGGTCGTCACCATAATGTTGGGCATCTGGTTCGAGTAGTCTTTGGTCGACACAATGTTCACGAGGCCACCTTTCTGCTTGGCAATGTTCACGTCGCCGGGGGTCCAGGTGGCAACGCCGTCGGCTACCACGTCGGTTTTTACGCCGGTGTTTTTGCCGTTCACCACTTTGGTGCGCGACTCCGGCTTGCCCACGATGTACTTTTCGGCGGCCACTAGGAAGTCGCTGGCAGCCATAAAGTTCACAGCTTCGGGGTCGTAGGTTGTTTCGTCGGGGTTTACCTTCAGACCGTTGTCGGCGCACCATTTCAGGGCTATGTTCTGGTCGCCGTCGCGCAGGTAACAGGCAATAGTTTTGCCTAGGGCCGATTTCGGATTGTCGAGCCATTCTTTTGGACCCATCAGCTTATCCTCACCAAATGACTTACCGCAGCTGTAGGGCAGAATTTGCAAACTCGTACCCGCCTTTTGCAGCTGCATTTGCACGGCCGAGAAAGCCGGCAAACCGTCGCCCATGATGCTGACAATCAGGCCGGGCGTTTCGGGGTTGTTCTGCAAGTCGAGGGCATTCTTCACGAGGTCAGCCTGCATTTTGGACACGTCGTCTTGTCGCACGATCTGCATGTCGAGGCCGTTGGCAGCCATACTCGAACCTTGCGTCGTGCGCGGGCCGCCGTTGGCTAGCATACCCGCCATCTGCGAGTTCCAGGCCATTACTTCCCATACCACCGGTGCGCCTTTTTCGGCGGGCGTGGCGCCAGGTAGCGGAGCCAGCGGCACGGCGATGTTGGCGCGAGAGCCACCTGTGGCCGTGGGCAGCTCAATGGAGTTGAGTAATACCGATTGGGCTTCGGCTTTTTTGAACACGGCACCGCTGGAAACCAGCTTGTTGATGCCAAAGTAAAGGAGCACTGCGAGGAGGGCACCGAGTACTATTTTACCGCGAGTAGTCATTTTCGTAAAGACAAAAGGAGGTTGGTGCGCCGGTTTCGGCGCAAGATTTTCAGAGTTGATTGTACAGCTAGGGCTAGCAGCTCCCCTCCTTTTTTAAGGAGGGGTTGGGGGTGGTCCGGCTAGCGCTAGAAGTTTAAAGCTAGCATCGCTCTGACGGTTTTACCACCCCGCCCTTTGGGCACCCCTCCTTAAAAAAGGAGGGGAGTTGACCGGCTATTATCCTAGCCGATGAGGCAAGCCAGGCCTAGGCAGAGGAGCGCACTAATCAAGGAGGCTAGAATAGGCATCGTCGGTGGCTTTGCGGGTTTGAGCCGCGTTCAGGGTGTTGATCGGCTTTTCTTCCATGATGGCGTTGAAGTCGCCCTTCTGGTATTTCTCCAGCAGGCGCTGGCCTTTCTCGCTCATCACGCCGTTCTGGATGTCCATTTCCTTCACAAACTCTTGACTGTAGCGCATGGCCTGCTTGATCTGGCCGAGTTGCTGGGCCATGTCTTGGGCGACGCGGTCGGTGGCTAGGTCGAAGAAGTACTTCTTGTCGGGGTCGCCGCGGAGGATGTTCATGGCGGCGCGCATGCCGGAGCTGGTGCGTTTCACGAGCTCGTACTCATCTTTCAAGAGATTGACCTTGAACTTGCTACCGTCGATTTGGCGCAGGGCGGCTTTCAAGATCTGGCGCATCACCAGGGTCACGTTGGCCGTGGTGGTGAGCATGGGTTGCAGGCGCTGGTTGTACTCTTGCAGC
This Hymenobacter sp. GOD-10R DNA region includes the following protein-coding sequences:
- a CDS encoding OmpA family protein; translation: MTTRGKIVLGALLAVLLYFGINKLVSSGAVFKKAEAQSVLLNSIELPTATGGSRANIAVPLAPLPGATPAEKGAPVVWEVMAWNSQMAGMLANGGPRTTQGSSMAANGLDMQIVRQDDVSKMQADLVKNALDLQNNPETPGLIVSIMGDGLPAFSAVQMQLQKAGTSLQILPYSCGKSFGEDKLMGPKEWLDNPKSALGKTIACYLRDGDQNIALKWCADNGLKVNPDETTYDPEAVNFMAASDFLVAAEKYIVGKPESRTKVVNGKNTGVKTDVVADGVATWTPGDVNIAKQKGGLVNIVSTKDYSNQMPNIMVTTKRWYDAHQKEVTGIMTAMAVAGDQVKTHPEALQRAADISAAVYGDQDKPGAYWLKYYKGVSETDRNGEVVELGGSKAFNFADNLTLFGLDNGGTNIYASVYKTFGDVQKRLYPKELPSYVPLDEMLDLDLLRKLQTQYKGKAIAPAETQKFAADDEIRQSVSKRAWNIEFETGKSAFTPETQRQLNQLFDDLVVAGRLKVAVHGHTDNVGDPQRNQQLSEDRALAVEHWLEQKSSSAFPDGRVQVYAHGATEPVASNASPKGRAQNRRVEIVLGN